In Subdoligranulum variabile, the genomic stretch TTCTTTGCGTTCCTATGTTGCGAAGTTTATCGAACAGTATTTTAAGCGAAACCACATACAATACAAAATATCATGTTGCCCGTCATTGCATAATCTCACAACACGGTTTCACCCAATCGATCTATTATTTACAGATATAATATTTAGCGATAAGACAGAGATGTCCACGTTGCTAAAAATCCGTAAGCAACACCCATCAATGATGATGGTGATCTTAACAAACAATAATGAGTATGCTATACAGGGGTATAAGCTAGGAATACTCCGCTACATAATGAAGGAGCAACTGGAACATGAACTTCCCCACTGCATGGATGCAGTGCTTGCAAGATATTCCAAGCACAGAGATGTGCTTGAAATGAAATTCGTTGAAGGAAAGTATTGCGTGTACCAGGATGAAATCGTCTATATGGAAAGCCAAGGTCATAAAGTGAATTTTCATCTTTCTTTAGGGATGTCTGTTCGAATTTTGACAGCGCACACAACGATAGATGCTATGCAACTACAACTAAACCAAAATCGTTTTGTACGGCCACACAAAAGTTTCCTTGTGAATTGTTCCTATATTGACAAGATTGAGTGTGGCAATATTCTTCTGCAAAGCGGTGATAGAATCACCATTTCGCAAAGCCGCAAGAAAGATGTCGATGCATTGCTCACAGCAATTCTATAAAGATAATATTGCACAGAAAAAACACATCTGCCTTCCTCGTAAGAAGTCAGATGTGTTTTTTAGTTTTCTTATTTTAGTTTACTAAAAATATACTTTCGTGCACGGTGAATTCTATTTTTAACATTCGCCTCCGAGGTATTGGTAAGGCAAGCAATATCTTTAAGTTTGTACCCTTTGATTTTCATAACCAATGTTATTCGATACTTTTCAGGCAATTCATTGAGTGCTTGCAGCGCTTTCTGCAGGGTAATTTTGGTGAGAGCAATCTCATCTGGACTATCAAAATTATTTATTTCTGGAACCTCGTCGGCAGGATACAAGGATGTCTTGCGTTTTTCCCATCTTCGAATGAAGTCGATGGTTTTGCTTTTAGTCACAACATAAAGGTATGATTTTAGCTCTTTAGGGTTGTCCATACGTATGGTATCAATATCTTCAATAATATTCACCATTGTTTCGTGTACTGCATCTTCAGCCAGACGCTGATCTTTTGTGAGTTCATAAGCAACTCTATACATCATTCCATAGTATGTGTGGTAGATGTACTCAAATTTTGATCTCTGCGTATCATCGTCAATCATGGCGAGATAGATAAAAAGCATAGAAAGCGGCTCCCTATTGAACTAGATTGTCCAAGATAAAGATAATGAATTTCATAGTATTATCCGTAAAAAGGGTCATTCAGGTTTCATGGTTTCTGAAAAAAAGCAAAAAAAGCGCAAAGTTTCCCGAACGGGCAAACCTTGCGCTTTTTGAGAGGCCTTTATTTTGTACTTTGGCTGGGGGCAGGTGTTAGCATCGTTTATCGAAATCGTAGCTGACGGTTTCACTCGTGCCGTTTGCGGTGACGGTGACTGTAGTGGTTAGCTTGTAGGTCGTTCCTGCTTTGATGGCATAGCTTCCATTAAATTCATGCCGGAATCCATAGTAGGTAGAAGATGTACGATCCACTTCGGTGTAATTTCCCCAAAAGCCCTTCTCATACAACACGAGTGTGCATTCCATCTTTGTTGCCTTCGGATCTGCAACAATATAGCTCGAATAGGACTGGGACTCCGCGGAAATAGTCGGAGAGATGGCAATTACGTTTTTCCAACGGGGCTCTGCCGCAAACGCGGTTACGCAAAAAAGTGTAGCCATTAATACGGAAATGGCGATTCCAATAATTTTTTTCATTTTCAGAACTCCTTTTGATAAATGGCCTCTTCCTTAACAATCCGTATGATACGGTGAAATGGTTACAAAATTAGTGTATAAAGTTTTCATAACCTATTTGAGAGTGGAATCCACAGTGATTCCCTCGGCCACTTTTATAAGTTCTGAAATGTTAGGATTGCCATAAATAGTGAAGGATAGCCCATCAGCTTCCCAAACCAATACGTTGCTATTATCTTCGCGTATTCCCCAGATTGCATGGTTTCCATCAAATTCGAGTTCATAGTATCTGGTTAGTTCGTTGTCAATCCCGACTTCTTGCTCCGAGCCAATATCAACAACTCTGACAGTATACCAACCACCGCTGTCTGATGTGAATTCAGCAATGTACCGATCTTGATTTGATGTCTCTTCATCTGTAAGTGTAAAACCTGTAAGGATGCAACTCAAGTTAATTTTCGAAGCAATATCAAAATGTTGTCGATCTGTTTCTTGGGAATAGACGATGTTCATAAAACCATCTCGCCATTGGATCAAGGTATCCACTACGGCATCTTGAACTGCTTGAACGGGAAGGAGGGCAAATGTCAGTGCAGTCATAACGCTGGTAAAAGCTATCAACACCTTCTTGGTAGGTTTCCAAATTTGGACCCATCCCTCTTTTCGGCGCGCCTTTTTTAAGAGCCGGTCCATTTTCTGCTGAAACTGTTCGGAAGGATGAAACTGAGCATTCATTTCTTTCAGACTCGGCATGGAAGCCAGTTCGCGCTCTTCTGCCTCCGTCACAACCAATGAAATCAGTGCATCTGGCGTAATGCGGATTTCGTCATTCTCTTTCTTTTTCATGATAGCTCTCCAATTTATCTAATATCATTCTCCGCGCTCGAAAAATTCGCACTTTTGTGTTTTCCGGAGTGATGTTCAAAATTGTTGCGATTTCTTTCACTTGATAACCCTGCAATTTTAGTTCCAACGGCGTACGATACCGATCATCCATCTTCGAAATCATTGCAATCAACTCATTAAAGGCAAGTGCATCAATTGCAATAGTTTCGGGGTCCTGTTTATGTTTGGTGTCATAGCGTTCTAATTCATTGTCTTCGGTCGGGCGAACCTTGTCCCATTTGCGCACACAATCAACGGCCTTATTATGGGTGACCCTCCGCAGAAAAGCACGAAGTGTAAGTTCATCGTCAATATGTACTTTATCTATAATCCGTATCAACTGCAAAAAAGTTTCATGTACAACGTCCTCAGCCAGATAATGCTCTTTTACTACTTCCTTTGCAACATGATACATGAAGCCAACGTAGTTCTGATAAATGTACGAAAATTTATCCTGCTGTTCCTCGGTTTCCAGCATGGAGATATAAAAAGTCAGCATTTTTCCCTCCGCGTGTGTTAAAGCGTCCTGTTGGGATTTGGATCACATGATTGCAAATACCAGGTGATATAACCAATCAGGTGCGCTTTCTGTTCCGCGGAGCAATGATCAAGTTGATATTGCAGTTCGTCAGAAAAGAAATTACTTATTTTTGAAGGCGAGGATGGCAATATTGCGTAAATTGAACATTCCAGTACGCCCGCAAGAACGTAGAGCTTTTGCAGAGAAAGATGTCCAGAACCTCTTTCTATACGACTAATGTACTGGGGAGATACATCAAACTTGTTGCCCAGTTCTTCTTGTGTCCATCCCTTTGCTGTACGCATTGCGCGAATTTTTGTTCCAATCGCTTTGTAAAGTTCTTCCTTCGAAATGTCCACTTTTCCATCACCTCAAAATAAGCGTATCAATTTTCAAACTCAAATTTGAGGGTCTAATAAGTTTATAAGTAAACTATATAAGTTTATTTTTGTGGATTTTTATCAATTTATTCGGTTTAGATAATTGAGAATATGGTTTATATTTGAGAAGAAGAATATCTGTAACCCCTTTTCTGCCTGATTCGTATACGCTTTAGACCATCTTTTTATTTTACGGTTTAAGAAGGTCAGGGCCCTTGAATGTTTTTTGGGCGTAATTGTATACGGAAGGTGTAGAACGTGGTGATGCAAAACAAATGCCGAACCGCTGGATATCAACTGGCGAAGTAGGTTCAACACCCGCTCACTTGCTCCACATTGCCGATCCCCACCTCCATTCTGATTGTACGAATATCGTTATCGTCAGAATGGAGGTAACAATGGGTTTTAATTATGGGCGCGAAAAGCGCGCTTTTGATGAAAAATGGGCACGGCTGGAAGTGGAATATCGCGCGGCAGGGATGTCCGAAAAAGCAATCCAAGACATGAAGAATTATGATTGGCAATGGTTTTGCAGTGAACGAACCTATCGCAACCATGTACAAACTTTGCCAGTTGGTGATGCTGAGAGTCATGGCGATGTATTTTTCAAACAAGCACGTTTGGAATCAATAACTTCCCAATGGGATGCCGGTGACGTAGATCACTCTCGCTTCGGTTGGTTGTCTGCTTTAGAAGATGAGAAGCTTTACAATAAATTGCGCGCTCTCTCTGATAAAGACCTGGAATTGCTGACGCTCCTTTGTGTTGATGGTTTCCAACAGGCAGATATTGCTCGTAGAATGAACTGCTCACGCAATGCCGTGCATAAGCGGCTTAAAAAAATTAAAAAAATTCTGAAAAAAGGGTGACAATCGCCTCCGCTCGATGCCTGTATAATAGAAGCGATTTTTTCCTTCTATGTACTTTGAAATTTGAATACACGGCAGAACAGGTACATACCCCGCGCAGGAGCGAGTGAGAAGCGACGCCATGATGCTGGCCAGCTAGGAGGTGAAATAGCTGTATTAGCGGAGCGCCCACCGCCTTTCTCATACACAGCTTTGGCACACTGTGCGCGATGATTGTGCGGGTGAATAATGATACTTCCTCACGGCCTCCTAAGGACTTGGGAGGAACCCTGCGGCGCGCGCTTCAAACGACGCTGCAGAGTTATGACAGCCGCGCCAGCGGAGACCTGCTCTGTCCCTAGCATCAGGGATGCGTGGCAAATGTGATGCAATTATCTTGCCAATAGAAAAGATGTGGGCGCATTGGTGATTTCCAATGCGCCCACTGTCTATATAAGGGGAAAGAAATATCATGATGCAACAAAGTGTTGATAAAATTGCATTAAAGCTTATTCATATGATGTTTCGTAAGGGTATGATTGACACATCGGTATACCGACAGGTCCTAAGACGGTATGCATGAAAAGTCAAGGATAGTACCGGATATCGTCGCATCCTAAACAAATGTAGCCTCCCCTTTTATACTTGAAGCGGAGGTGATCAGATGAACAATATGCAACAACTGTACTTCGGAAATCTAGCTTTAGACCCTAACCGACAGCGCCGGATCGTCTATTATGGCCGTGTTTCAACAGAACATGAGGCTCAGCTTGAAGCGTTGGAAAAGCAGATGCAGTGGTACGAGGACCAAACAAAGTATCATCCAAATTGGACTGTGGTAGGTAAGTACATCGACGAAGGGATCACTGGAACGCTCGCTAAAAAGCGTCCTTCCTTTATGAAGATGATTGAGGACGCCAAGCAGCGAAAGTTTGATCTTATCGTCACTCGTGAGGTATGCCGTTTTGCAAGAAATACCGTAGACACTTTGGTACTTACTCGTGAACTCAAAAACTATGGTGTTGAGGTCTATTTCGTATCTGATAACATCTGGACAATGGATGGAGACGGCGAATTACGGCTTACGATCATGGCTACGTTGGCTCAAGAGGAAAGTCGAAAGATTTCAGAGCGGGTTCGAGCAGGACAAGCCGTAAGCAGAGAAAACGGTGTTCTATTTGGGAACGGAAATATCATCGGTTATGATCGGGTAGGAAGCACTTATGTCATTAACCCGGAGCAAGCAGCTACAATCCGTACAATTTTCGAACTATACTCACAAGGTCTGGGGCAAATGAAAATCGTCAACGAACTGACGCGGCGTGGATGTAAGGACGGTAATGGAAACGTGAAATGGTCCTGCATCAAAATCAGCCGGATTCTTCGCAACGCCACTTATATGGGTTATATCTGCTATAACAAGTCAAAAGTCAACAACTTTTTGGAAAAAAAGCGAATTAAGAATTTAGATGAGGATTCTTTTATCCTTAAGAAAGGCGACTTTGAGCCTATTATATCGGAAGCTCTATGGCATCAGTGCGAAAATATCCGAAACGGCCGGATTCACAAATATCAAATGCCTTCTGGGGAGGAGCGCAGACGAGGCACAAGAATCGCTCAAAACCTGTGGGTCAAGAAACTACGTTGCCGCTGCGGCGCTGGATACAATCGCTTCAAATGGAGGGTGCTACGGGATGGAACCCCTGTTTACGGATACCAATGCAATTACCGTACACAAAACCCCGCAAAGACTTTTGTAGAAAAGAATCATCTCGATAGCCAAAAATATTGTGATGCGATCGCCATCTGTGAGTGGAAGCTTGATTTGATGGCAAAGATGATTTTTGACCAACTGTGGGGAGACCAAAGAGAAGCTGTTTTGAAGGCCTGTCAGATGGTTGAATCTTGCATCCTTTCTACGACGTTACAAACTGATTCAGAAAAAGCGGAAAAACAAAAGAAAATCGAAAAATTGGAGCAACGTCTTCTGAATCTCGGTCAGATGCGAGCGGATGGTGAACTGACAAGGGAGCAATTTCAGAAGTTATATGCACAGACCACTACAGAATTGGACGCCTTGAAAACGCAACAGAATAGCGTTCCAGACTCAGCTGAGGAAAAAGTCAGCTTCGACCTGAACAAAATCAAAAAAGGGCTTTCTCAAATGGTGGACATTACGGCACCTCGTATTTCTGAAGAACTGATAGATGAATTTGTGGAGGCTGTTACCCCAGTCGAGAATCATCATTATCGCTGGAAAATGACCTTCGGAGAAATGAAGTCAGGACAAGAACGATATAACCTTATGGAGCCGGAAAATTCCCCTGTACTCTCATTTACGATTGACTTTGAGACTGCCCGCCAGTATCGTATGTCGAATGGGTTGCCCGCCCAATTCCGTCAGCGTGACTGGACTGATCTGAACGTGGAAGTGTATTTGTAACCCCCCATGTGCATTGCAAACAAAAACAGGCGCACCGCCAAAAGCGGTGCGCCTGTTCAATTAGTTAAAAGTTCTCGTCGCTATAATGCGATTAGTCCTTCATCGCACGGGGTGCTTTAATAGCGGCCTGAGCAGCAGCCAGACGAGCGATAGGCACACGGTACGGAGAGCAGCTGACGTAGTCCAGACCAACATTGTGGCAGAACTCGACGCTGGAGGGGTCGCCGCCATGCTCGCCGCAGATGCCGAGACCCAGGTTGGGGTTCGTCTCGCGGCCGTCGTGGGCAGCCATCTTGATCAGCTTGCCAACGCCAACCTGATCGAGATGCTGGAACGGATCGCTCTCGTAGATCTTGGTGTCGTAGTAGGCAGTCAGGAACTTGGCAGCGTCGTCACGGCTGAAGCCGAAGGTCATCTGGGTCAGGTCATTGGTGCCGAAGCTGAAGAAGTCGGCTTCCTTGGCGATCTGGCCGGCGGTCAGAGCGGCACGCGGGATCTCGATCATGGTACCAATCTGGTACTTCATGTCAACACCGGCCTCAGCGATGAGCTTGTCGGCAGTCTTGACAACGACATCCTTGACGTACTTGAGCTCTTTGACCTCGCCAACCAGAGGAATCATGATGTGCGGGGTGATCATCTTACCGGTCTCAGCGCTGACCTTCAGGGCAGCCTTGATGACGGCGTTGGTCTGCATCTCGGCGATTTCCGGATAGGTAACGCACAGACGGCAGCCACGATGGCCCATCATGGGGTTGAACTCGTGCAGGCTGACAACCACGTTGTTCAGCTCTTCGGTGGTCATACCCATGTCCTTGGCCAGAGCCTCGATCTCCTCGGGCTTGGTGGGCAGGAACTCATGCAGCGGCGGATCCAGATAACGGATGGTCATCGGACGGTCGCCCATGATGCGGTACATGGCAGTAAAGTCGGCCTCCTGGTAGGGCTCGACCTTGGCCAGAGCAGTCTTGCGCTCCTCAACCGTACGGGCGCAGATCATCTCACGGACAGCCTTGATGCGGTCCTCAGCGAAGAACATATGCTCGGTACGGCACAGACCGATGCCTTCAGCACCCATATCAACGGCGTTCTGAGCGTCGCGCGGGTTATCGGCGTTGGTCAGGACCTTCATCTGACGGGCAGCGTCAGCCCAGCCCATGAAGCGCTTGAAGTTGGCGTTCTCGGTGGAAGCCACAGTGGCGATCTGGCCCTCGTAGATGTTACCAGTGGAGCCATCAATGCTCATCCAGTCGCCCTCATGGAAGAGGTGGCCGTTGATGGTGATGGTCTTGGCGTCATAGTCAATGACGACATCGTTGTCGTTGCCGCAGCCGGAAACACAGCAGGTGCCCATGCCACGAGCGACAACGGCGGCGTGGCTGGTCATACCGCCACGGACGGTCAGGATGCCCTGAGAGACCTGCATACCGACGATATCCTCGGGGCTGGTCTCGAGACGGACCAGGACGACCTTCTTCCAGGCTTCGTCCTTGACCTTCTCTTCGGCGTCTTCCGCAGAGAAGACGACACGGCCGCAGGCAGATCCCGGAGAAGCAGCCAGGCCCTTGCCGATTGCCTCGGCAGCCTTCAGAGCAGCAGCGTCAAACTGGGGATGCAGCAGGGTATCCAGCTGCTTGGGCTCCACGCGCAGAACAGCAGTCTGCTCGCTGATGACACCCTCGTCCACCAGGTCGCAGGCAATCTGCAGAGCAGCCTGGGCGGTACGCTTGCCGTTACGGGTCTGCAGCATGAAGAGCTTGCCATCCTCGATGGTGAACTCCATGTCCTGCATATCCTTGTAGTAGTTCTCGAGGCGGGTAGCGATCTCAACGAACTGATCGTAAACCTCGGGCATCTCCTCATGCAGCTTGCTGATGGGAGAAGGAGTACGGATACCGGCCACGACGTCTTCGCCCTGAGCGTTGATCAGGTACTCGCCCATCAGCTTCTTCTCGCCAGTAGCGGGGTTACGGGTGAAAGCAACGCCAGTACCGGAACGCATGCCGGAGTTGCCGAACGCCATCTGCTGGACGTTGACGGCAGTGCCCCACTCGTAGGGGATCTCGTTCATCTTACGATAAACGTTGGCGCGGGGGTTGTCCCAGGAACGGAAGACGGCCTTCACGGCGCCGATCAGCTGTTCCTTCGGATCCTGCGGGAACTCGCTGCCCTGCTTCTCGCGGTAGATCTGCTTGAACTCCTTGACGAGTTCCTTCAGGTCATCGGCAGTCAGCTCGACGTCCTGCTTCACTCCCTTGCGCTCCTTCATGGCGTCGATGCGCTCCTCGAAGAAGCTCTTGCCCAACTCCATGACGACGTCAGAGTACATCTGGATGAAGCGGCGGTAGCAGTCATAAGCAAAACGGGGGTTGTCGGTCTTCTTGGCCAGGCCCTCAACAGCCTGGTCGTTCAGGCCCAGGTTCAGGATGGTATCCATCATGCCGGGCATGGACTGACGGGCACCGGAACGGACGGAAACCAGCAGCGGGTTGTCCACGGAGCCGAAGGTCTTGCCGGTCTGCTCCTCCAAAATGCCCATGTATTTGAAGATGTCCGCTTTGATCTCTTCGTTGATCTCGCGGTTGTCGGCATAGTACTGGGTGCAGGCTTCGGTGGTGATGGTGAAGCCCTGCGGAACCGGCATGCCGGCGTGGGTCATCTCGGCCAGGCCGGCGCCCTTGCCACCCAGAATGTTCTTCATGGTGGTCTGGTCGCCGCCGAAGGCGTCATGGCCCTCTTTGAACAGGTACAAGAATTTCTTGCTCATACTAACCTCCCAAAAACGGTAACGTGTTTGCATACAACGTTTCGTGTTTGCACAGTCCATTATAACAGACCCTAAAACGAATTTCCAGTGGATTGTTAAAAAACTGCTCAATACTTTGGCTGAAAAACCACCAAACTTTTCTCCCCAGGGTATTGCAATTTGCACAAAAAACGTGTAAAATATACTGGGCGGAAAGTTCGGAATTTGTTCCTTACTCCGCTTTTTTTGTTACTTTTGTTTCCTTTGGATTTTTCCTGTCTTCCGGGCCTTTTTTCGGGTTGCGAAATCAGGCTGTCTGGGGTACAATACCAGTAATAAGGTATTTCATATTAATAAGGGGGATTTCTATGTCTACCGCCAAAGAAAATTTTGAACTGGCGCAGCAGCGCTATGCCGCTGCCTTCGAGCGCCATCTGAATAACGGCGTGGAATTCATCAGCCGCGACGTCTACATTGATCCGGAAGTGGAGATCGCGCCGGGGGCCACCATTCTGCCCGGCTGCATTCTGCGAGGCAAGACCGTCATCGGTGCGGGCTGTGTCATCGGCCCCAACACCCTGCTGGAAGATACGGTGGTAGAGGAAGGTTCTTCTATCAACGCCAGCCAGTGCTATCAGAGCCACATCGGCCCCAACAACAAAATCGGTCCCTTCACCCATCTGCGCACCGGCACCAAAACTGCCGAGGGCTGCCACCTGGGCGCCTATGTGGAGACCAAGAACGCTGACTTTGCCGAGGGCAACACCGTCAGCCACCTGACCTACATCGGGGATGCCACCGTGGGTAAGTACTGCAACTTCGGCTGCGGCACGGTCACCTGCAACTACGACGGAGAGGGGAAATTCCACACCACCATCGGGGATTACGTCTTCATTGGCTGCAACACCAATCTGGTCGCACCGGTCACGGTGGGCGATCACGCTTTCACCGCCGCCGGTTCCACCATTGGTAAGGATGTGCCCGCCGGGGCGCTGGGCATCGAGCGGGCCAAACAGGCTAACGTTGACGGCTGGGGCGAACACAAGCTGGAAAAATATATTGCCAAAAAGCAGAAGCTGGAGGCTGACAAGCGAAAGGGCTGATGTTCCATGACATCCATCTGGCTGACCCTTCTGGGCTGGAAGGAAGCATTGTGCACCTTTGATGCCCCGCAATACGGCACGGCGCTGCACCTGCTGCAAAAGGAGGGCATTGCCTGCCGTACCCGTACCGTGAATTTCAGCAGTGCCTCCCGCCGTACCGGCACGATGTACGCGGTGGGAGAACGGACCGACCGCAGTATTGAATATCAGATCTTTGTAAAAAAGGCCGATTGGGACAAGGCCCAACTGGCGCTGCAGGGACGGCTGCACAGCCTGTAAGGCAGAAAGGATTTTCCATGAGGTTTCTCGGAAATCTTGTGTGGTTTCTGCTGGGCGGATGGCTCAGTGCCCTGTGCTGGGCAGCCGCAGGACTGCTGTGGTGCATCACAGTCATTGGGATTCCCGTAGGACTGCAATGCTTTAAATTTGCCTCTCTGAGTTTGTTTCCCTTTGGAAAAGAAGTTCTGTACGGCGGCGGTGCTCCGTCGCTGCTGCTGAATATCGTCTGGCTGCTGGTGACCGGTCTGCCCATGGCTGTCGGTCACGCCCTGTGGGGCTGCCTTTTGTGTCTTACCATCATCGGGATCCCGTTCGGCCTGCAGTATTTCAAAATTGCTCGACTGGCACTTCTGCCCTTTGGCAGTCGGATCGTCGGTTGAGGGCCGTCACAAGTAGATCAACAAGGAGCGTTTTATTCGTTTATGTCTTTTTTCAGTTCTCTCTCGGGCGCCGACTGGCTGATTGCCGGTCTGGGAAACCCCGAACCGAAATACGACGGCACCCGTCACAACGCCGGATTTGAGGCGCTGGACTATCTGGCCGAGCAGTGGCAGTGCCCCCTGAACAAAAGCAAATGGCAGGGGCTGTACGGTACCACACAGGTGGGCGAACATAAAGTGGTACTCCTCAAGCCGCTTACCTACATGAACCTCAGCGGGCAGAGCATCGCCCCCACCGCCAACTTCTATAAAATCCCGGCCAACCACATCATTGTACTCTGCGATGACATCACCCAGCAGCCGGGACACCTCCGCATCCGCCCCCACGGGTCGGCCGGCGGGCATAACGGGCTGAAAAGTATTATTGCCAGCCTGGGCACCGAGGAATTCAGCCGCATCCGCATCGGCATCGGTGCCAAGCCCAATCCGCAGTACGATCTGGCGGTCTGGGTGCTGGGCAAGCTCCCGCCGGAAGACCGCAAGGCGATGACTGATCGCTACCCTGACATTGAACAAGCCTGCAGGCTGCTGATGGACGACAACTTGCAGTACGCCCAAAACAAATTCAATCGATAAAGGAGATAGACCCATGAGCTCTCTTCGCAAAAAAGCACTGGTTCGTTTGCTGCTGTGCGCTGTTGTATTCATCGCCACCATCGTGTTCTGTTTTCTGCTGCTGACCGGCACTTTTGACGGCGGTGCAGAGCCCGCTTCCACGCCGGAGAGCTCCTCCGTTGCCGAAGGTGAGTCCCCTGCCGGGGATTCCGCCGCCACCGACAGTGTTCCCGCCGAGGGCGAGGATTCCTCCAGCGAGGCGGTCGAGCCTACGCCGGAGCCCACTCCGGAGCCGACGCCGGTAAACTTTGACGGCTTGTCCGAGCAGCCGACCACCGTATACGCCGAGGGCGAACAGCCGGCCTTTACCGTGACCCCGGATTCCAACATGAATCTGCGTGCCGGCCCCGGCACGGACTTCGACAAGGTGGCTCAGATCCCGGCCGGTACCGCTGTCACCGCCCTGGGCACCAACGCCGATGAGACCTGGGTCGTGGTCCAGTATGAAGGTCAGTACGGCTGGCTTGCCAAGGAATATCTGAACGCCGCCTGATTTTTCCCCGACTTTTACAACTGAATAGGAGGAAGGCTCCGATGAAAAAGCGAATTGCATCCCTGCTGTTATCCGCTGCCATGCTGGCTGTCTGTGCCGGCTGTCAATCCACGTCCGCCTCCATCCCGACGGATTCTTCGCCGGTATCCCAACCGGATACCACGCCGACCGCCTCCCCTGCCCCGGCTGCCCGGCCTACCAGTCTGCTGGGCGATCTGCCTGTGCTGTATGATACCTCGCTGGTCCCCGCCGTGCCTGAGTTTACCGTGGCCGAGGATTTTTCCAACGTCATCAACGCCGATCTGCTGGAATACTGGAATGACGAAGCCAGGGCCAAGCTGCTGGAGAACGGTTTTCTGGTCGTCAGCAGTCCCATCGATGAGTTCTACCCCCGCTACGAGTCCAACCGTTATCTCTATACTCCCAATTTTGTGACGGTGGACGCCTCACTGCACACCTATCATCTGTACTTCCTCTATCTGCAGCGTCAGGTGGAAGAGCAGCATTTGCTGCCCCTTTTGCAGGAGCTGACTTCCGCCATGCTGGCGCAGAGCCGGGCCCAGGCGGAAACTCTGGCCGGCACCGACTGGGAGAATGCGGCGCAGCGCAACGTAGCCTACTTCAGCGTGGCGACCGCGCTGCTGGACCCGGAAGCGGACCAGTCTGCCTTCCCGCAGGAGGCCATCCAGGAACTGGCGCTCATCAATGACGCCGCAGGGATCGCGCCCTCCCCGGTGATGAACCGGGGCGAGGAAAACGGCAGCCCGCAGGAGGATTACAGTCAGTACATTCCCCGCAGCTACTATACCGAGAGCGAGGAACTGACCCGCTATTTCAAGACCATGATGTGGTACGGGCGGATGGCCTTCCTGCAATCCGACGCCGACAAGACCCGCAGCGCCGTGCTTGTGAATCTGGCTCTGCGGGAAAGCGGTGCCATGGACAACTGGCAGCGCATCTATGACGTGACCTGTTTCTTCGCCGGTGCCAGCGACGACGCCAATGCGCAGGATTATCTGCCGTTGATCGACGCTGCTTTCGGCGCCGACGCGGACCTTTCTGCCTTGGCGAGTGACGGAGCCGCCTTTGAAACCTTCACCGAATCGCTCCGGACACAGCAGCCCGCCTCCATCAACTCCATGCCGATCTATGAATGGGATGACCGGGACGAAAGCACCGCCGGGTATCGCTTCATGGGACAGCGTTATACACTGGACGCCGACATTCTGCAGAATCTGGTCTACCGCGATGTGGAGGAAAGTTCCGATGGCCGTCAGCGTCTGCTTCCCGACGCTTTGGACGTGCCCGCCGCGCTGGGTTCCGAT encodes the following:
- a CDS encoding SH3 domain-containing protein — its product is MSSLRKKALVRLLLCAVVFIATIVFCFLLLTGTFDGGAEPASTPESSSVAEGESPAGDSAATDSVPAEGEDSSSEAVEPTPEPTPEPTPVNFDGLSEQPTTVYAEGEQPAFTVTPDSNMNLRAGPGTDFDKVAQIPAGTAVTALGTNADETWVVVQYEGQYGWLAKEYLNAA
- the ppdK gene encoding pyruvate, phosphate dikinase; the encoded protein is MSKKFLYLFKEGHDAFGGDQTTMKNILGGKGAGLAEMTHAGMPVPQGFTITTEACTQYYADNREINEEIKADIFKYMGILEEQTGKTFGSVDNPLLVSVRSGARQSMPGMMDTILNLGLNDQAVEGLAKKTDNPRFAYDCYRRFIQMYSDVVMELGKSFFEERIDAMKERKGVKQDVELTADDLKELVKEFKQIYREKQGSEFPQDPKEQLIGAVKAVFRSWDNPRANVYRKMNEIPYEWGTAVNVQQMAFGNSGMRSGTGVAFTRNPATGEKKLMGEYLINAQGEDVVAGIRTPSPISKLHEEMPEVYDQFVEIATRLENYYKDMQDMEFTIEDGKLFMLQTRNGKRTAQAALQIACDLVDEGVISEQTAVLRVEPKQLDTLLHPQFDAAALKAAEAIGKGLAASPGSACGRVVFSAEDAEEKVKDEAWKKVVLVRLETSPEDIVGMQVSQGILTVRGGMTSHAAVVARGMGTCCVSGCGNDNDVVIDYDAKTITINGHLFHEGDWMSIDGSTGNIYEGQIATVASTENANFKRFMGWADAARQMKVLTNADNPRDAQNAVDMGAEGIGLCRTEHMFFAEDRIKAVREMICARTVEERKTALAKVEPYQEADFTAMYRIMGDRPMTIRYLDPPLHEFLPTKPEEIEALAKDMGMTTEELNNVVVSLHEFNPMMGHRGCRLCVTYPEIAEMQTNAVIKAALKVSAETGKMITPHIMIPLVGEVKELKYVKDVVVKTADKLIAEAGVDMKYQIGTMIEIPRAALTAGQIAKEADFFSFGTNDLTQMTFGFSRDDAAKFLTAYYDTKIYESDPFQHLDQVGVGKLIKMAAHDGRETNPNLGLGICGEHGGDPSSVEFCHNVGLDYVSCSPYRVPIARLAAAQAAIKAPRAMKD
- the pth gene encoding aminoacyl-tRNA hydrolase → MSFFSSLSGADWLIAGLGNPEPKYDGTRHNAGFEALDYLAEQWQCPLNKSKWQGLYGTTQVGEHKVVLLKPLTYMNLSGQSIAPTANFYKIPANHIIVLCDDITQQPGHLRIRPHGSAGGHNGLKSIIASLGTEEFSRIRIGIGAKPNPQYDLAVWVLGKLPPEDRKAMTDRYPDIEQACRLLMDDNLQYAQNKFNR
- a CDS encoding UDP-N-acetylglucosamine diphosphorylase; amino-acid sequence: MSTAKENFELAQQRYAAAFERHLNNGVEFISRDVYIDPEVEIAPGATILPGCILRGKTVIGAGCVIGPNTLLEDTVVEEGSSINASQCYQSHIGPNNKIGPFTHLRTGTKTAEGCHLGAYVETKNADFAEGNTVSHLTYIGDATVGKYCNFGCGTVTCNYDGEGKFHTTIGDYVFIGCNTNLVAPVTVGDHAFTAAGSTIGKDVPAGALGIERAKQANVDGWGEHKLEKYIAKKQKLEADKRKG
- a CDS encoding YccF domain-containing protein; the protein is MRFLGNLVWFLLGGWLSALCWAAAGLLWCITVIGIPVGLQCFKFASLSLFPFGKEVLYGGGAPSLLLNIVWLLVTGLPMAVGHALWGCLLCLTIIGIPFGLQYFKIARLALLPFGSRIVG